A genomic region of Micromonospora sp. NBC_01796 contains the following coding sequences:
- a CDS encoding HAD family hydrolase, with the protein MPAYRAVLFDFFNTLTRPANRGRRHALVADRLGCTTEALLEVLDRSFYLRASGALGDAEATLRWVCDRIGVHPSDAQVRAAVAARLGAVRADTRLRPEAVPTLRALRRLGVATALISDCTHELPVFLPQLPVAELLNTQVFSVQVGYCKPAPAIYLVACDRLRVAPSDCLYVGDGGSRELTGATGAGLDAVRLDAPDLGDHLVFDPDTGFTGPALTSLREVLDLVEPALSGGTRATIRPRRDARGRRRPALRTR; encoded by the coding sequence ATGCCCGCATACCGGGCGGTGCTTTTCGACTTCTTCAACACCCTGACCCGGCCGGCGAACCGCGGCCGGCGGCACGCCCTCGTCGCCGACCGCCTCGGTTGCACCACCGAGGCGCTGCTCGAAGTCCTCGACCGGTCGTTCTACCTGCGGGCCAGCGGCGCGCTCGGCGACGCCGAGGCGACCCTGCGCTGGGTCTGCGACCGGATCGGCGTGCACCCCTCGGACGCGCAGGTACGAGCGGCGGTCGCCGCCCGGCTGGGCGCGGTCCGGGCCGACACCCGGCTGCGTCCCGAGGCGGTCCCGACGCTGCGTGCCCTGCGCCGGCTCGGGGTGGCCACCGCCCTGATCAGCGACTGCACCCACGAACTTCCGGTCTTCCTGCCGCAGCTCCCGGTCGCGGAACTGCTGAACACCCAGGTCTTCTCGGTCCAGGTCGGCTACTGCAAGCCCGCCCCGGCGATCTACCTGGTCGCCTGCGACCGGCTCCGGGTGGCCCCCTCGGACTGTCTCTACGTCGGCGACGGCGGCAGCCGGGAACTCACCGGTGCCACCGGTGCGGGGCTGGACGCGGTCCGGCTCGACGCCCCCGACCTCGGCGACCACCTGGTCTTCGACCCGGACACCGGCTTCACCGGACCGGCCCTGACCTCGCTGCGCGAGGTGCTCGACCTGGTCGAACCGGCGTTGTCCGGCGGCACCCGGGCGACCATCCGGCCGCGCCGCGACGCTCGGGGCCGCCGGCGCCCGGCGCTGCGCACCCGCTGA
- a CDS encoding DMT family transporter, with protein MPSPQVTPTGRPPVDPLSTGAVILAVAAVSSSGPLIAYAAAPALAIAFWRNTISVGLLSPVTLLRRRAELRTLIRGAGRREGWFCVLSGVALAAHFATWMPSAQLTSVAAATALGATQPVWQGLIALGQGRRLATVAWVGIGVAVVGAVLATGADFGHSHRAVMGDLLAVLGGMAAAIYTAFGERARATISTTTYTTICYGVCAVLLLVVCLVGGVRLTGFPGTTWLAILGLVAGAQLLGHSMFNYALHHFSATTISVLILLEAPGAALIAWVWLGQLPRLAALPGLALLLVGVAIVVLGNARANRRTAPIPAPPEAAPLPD; from the coding sequence GTGCCATCTCCGCAAGTCACGCCCACCGGACGTCCACCGGTCGATCCGCTGAGCACCGGTGCGGTGATCCTCGCGGTCGCCGCCGTCTCCTCCTCGGGGCCGCTGATCGCGTACGCCGCCGCGCCCGCGCTGGCGATCGCGTTCTGGCGGAACACCATCTCGGTCGGCCTGCTCAGCCCGGTCACCCTGCTCCGGCGCCGGGCCGAACTCCGTACCCTGATCCGGGGCGCCGGGCGGCGCGAGGGCTGGTTCTGCGTCCTGTCCGGGGTGGCGCTCGCCGCCCACTTCGCCACCTGGATGCCGAGCGCCCAGTTGACCTCGGTGGCCGCGGCCACCGCTCTGGGTGCCACCCAACCGGTCTGGCAGGGCCTGATCGCGCTCGGGCAGGGCCGGCGGCTGGCCACCGTCGCCTGGGTCGGGATCGGGGTGGCGGTGGTCGGTGCCGTACTCGCCACCGGGGCCGACTTCGGGCACTCCCACCGGGCGGTCATGGGTGACCTGCTCGCGGTGCTCGGGGGGATGGCGGCGGCGATCTACACCGCGTTCGGCGAACGGGCCCGCGCGACGATCAGCACCACCACGTACACCACGATCTGTTACGGGGTCTGCGCCGTCCTGCTGCTCGTCGTCTGCCTGGTCGGCGGCGTACGGCTGACCGGCTTCCCGGGCACGACCTGGCTGGCCATCCTGGGGCTGGTGGCCGGGGCCCAACTGCTCGGGCACTCGATGTTCAACTACGCCCTGCATCACTTCTCGGCCACCACGATCAGTGTCCTGATCCTGCTCGAAGCGCCCGGCGCGGCACTGATCGCCTGGGTGTGGCTGGGGCAGTTGCCCCGGCTGGCCGCCCTGCCCGGTCTGGCGCTGCTCCTGGTCGGGGTCGCCATCGTGGTGCTCGGCAATGCCCGCGCCAACCGGCGTACCGCCCCCATCCCGGCCCCACCGGAAGCCGCGCCGCTGCCGGACTGA
- a CDS encoding APC family permease, translating to MGRRGKRDADSAPAEKPTVTFTPLAEFPPLREDELAVLRQVGQRWAEALHDRPADWDELPLDPTLERYRHPPTPSRFGRLARIDMFKADEPRQLLATEATILPRGRLAQALARFRRSVLGPPLASTAVLQERMRKLIALPVLSSDLLSSVAYGPEAMLAILVLAGGGALGLSLPLTGVLVLLMIIVGASYRQTVYAYPHGAGSYLVASDSLGPRFGLVAAAGLILDYVLTVSVSVAAGIGAITSALPGLAPLTVPLGLLAIAALLAGNLRGVRVAGNLFAAPTYLFIVVMLVLLLVGFAQAAGRGFTALPPPPITAVEGLSVLVVLRAFASGATSMTGIEAVSDAVPVFRPVEWRNARTTLTWMVGILVVLFAGLTLLIHLSGVVPHDGQTLLSQVARQTFRTGPWYGLIQASTAMILLLAANTAFNDFPRLLFFMARDDYAPRRFLHMGDRLAFGNGIVALSVAAALIFLTFGGRTQALIPLYAVGVFLAFTLSQTGMVAHWRAHRGRNWKRRAALNGLGAVLCAIVLVTAAATKFGEGAWVTVLAIPLVVLLATRIRRHYDRTHRALALRPPSVPAREAGAPAEAGGPRDRAVGADDQESEESPQDVRHLVVVPVARLNLAALRALAYAASLGPPVFAVHLSPEQEEADRFREEWQTWGDHLRLETIISPYRAITAPLVQYLDSLHTLRPDVVLTVVVPELMVKRPWHRILHTPIDQRLRRALRSLPGVVITSVPVHLPE from the coding sequence GTGGGACGGCGCGGGAAGCGGGACGCGGACTCGGCACCGGCGGAGAAGCCCACGGTCACCTTCACCCCGTTGGCCGAGTTCCCGCCGCTGCGCGAGGACGAACTGGCGGTGCTCCGCCAGGTCGGCCAGCGGTGGGCGGAGGCGCTGCACGACCGGCCGGCGGACTGGGACGAACTGCCCCTGGACCCCACGCTGGAGCGTTACCGGCACCCGCCCACCCCGAGCCGCTTCGGCCGGCTGGCCCGGATCGACATGTTCAAGGCCGACGAGCCACGGCAACTGCTCGCCACCGAGGCCACGATCCTGCCCCGGGGACGGCTGGCGCAGGCCCTGGCCCGGTTCCGCCGGAGCGTGCTGGGTCCACCGCTGGCCAGCACGGCGGTGCTCCAGGAGCGGATGCGCAAGCTGATCGCCCTGCCGGTGCTCTCCTCCGACCTGCTCTCCTCGGTGGCGTACGGGCCCGAGGCAATGCTCGCCATCCTGGTGCTGGCCGGCGGCGGCGCGCTCGGACTCTCCCTGCCGCTGACCGGCGTGCTGGTGCTCCTCATGATCATCGTCGGGGCCTCGTACCGACAGACCGTGTACGCCTATCCGCACGGCGCCGGGTCGTACCTCGTGGCCAGCGACAGCCTCGGTCCCCGGTTCGGCCTGGTCGCCGCCGCCGGCCTGATCCTCGACTACGTGCTCACCGTGTCGGTGTCGGTGGCGGCCGGGATCGGCGCCATCACCTCGGCGTTGCCCGGACTCGCGCCGCTGACGGTGCCGCTCGGGCTGCTGGCGATCGCCGCGCTGCTCGCCGGCAACCTGCGCGGCGTACGGGTCGCCGGCAACCTGTTCGCCGCGCCGACGTACCTCTTCATCGTCGTCATGCTGGTGCTGTTGCTGGTCGGGTTCGCGCAGGCGGCCGGGCGGGGATTCACCGCCCTCCCACCACCGCCGATCACCGCCGTGGAAGGGCTCAGCGTGCTGGTCGTCCTGCGCGCGTTCGCGTCCGGAGCCACCTCGATGACCGGGATCGAGGCGGTGTCGGACGCGGTGCCGGTGTTCCGGCCGGTCGAGTGGCGCAACGCCCGTACGACGTTGACCTGGATGGTCGGCATCCTGGTCGTACTCTTCGCCGGGCTGACCCTGCTGATCCATCTCAGCGGGGTGGTGCCGCACGACGGCCAGACCCTGCTGTCCCAGGTGGCGCGCCAGACCTTTCGCACCGGTCCCTGGTACGGCCTCATCCAGGCGTCCACCGCCATGATCCTTCTGTTGGCCGCGAACACGGCGTTCAACGACTTTCCCCGACTGCTCTTCTTCATGGCCCGGGACGACTACGCGCCCCGGCGGTTCCTGCACATGGGCGACCGGCTCGCCTTCGGCAACGGCATCGTCGCGCTGTCGGTGGCGGCGGCGCTGATCTTCCTCACCTTCGGGGGACGCACCCAGGCGCTGATCCCGCTCTACGCGGTCGGTGTGTTCCTCGCCTTCACGCTCTCGCAGACCGGAATGGTGGCGCACTGGCGGGCCCACCGGGGCCGGAACTGGAAGCGGCGGGCGGCGCTCAACGGGCTCGGTGCGGTGCTGTGCGCGATCGTGCTGGTCACCGCCGCGGCCACCAAGTTCGGTGAGGGAGCCTGGGTGACGGTGCTGGCCATCCCGCTGGTGGTCCTGCTGGCGACGCGGATCCGGCGGCACTACGACCGGACGCACCGGGCGCTGGCGCTGCGCCCGCCGTCGGTGCCGGCGCGGGAGGCCGGGGCGCCGGCGGAGGCCGGTGGGCCCCGGGACCGGGCGGTCGGCGCGGACGACCAGGAGAGCGAGGAGAGCCCGCAGGACGTACGGCACCTGGTGGTGGTGCCGGTGGCCCGGCTCAACCTCGCCGCCCTGCGGGCACTCGCGTACGCGGCCTCGCTGGGGCCGCCGGTCTTCGCCGTACATCTCAGTCCGGAGCAGGAGGAGGCGGACCGGTTCCGCGAGGAGTGGCAGACCTGGGGGGACCATCTCCGGCTGGAGACGATCATTTCGCCGTACCGGGCGATCACCGCGCCGCTGGTGCAGTATCTCGACTCGCTGCACACGCTGCGGCCCGACGTGGTGCTGACCGTGGTGGTCCCGGAGCTGATGGTGAAGCGCCCCTGGCACCGGATCCTGCACACCCCGATCGACCAGCGGTTGCGCCGTGCCCTGCGCAGCCTGCCCGGGGTGGTGATCACCAGCGTGCCGGTGCACCTGCCCGAGTGA
- a CDS encoding pyridoxamine 5'-phosphate oxidase family protein, with protein sequence MPGDRELLEEYVRAGQLMQLATVRADGSPMVGNLWYDPHFAPDLLRFVARHDRWHGADGHRAGGHGPDGQGDGRVGGSIVAVPPDVRNGTVRGVAFTGVVRTLPPVGVEAAARSFLDRWPGAEVAIDPGRLARHETPSRLYEIAVIEWVLFDERRFPDESRHVLAAARTA encoded by the coding sequence ATGCCGGGCGACCGGGAGTTGCTGGAGGAGTACGTCCGCGCGGGGCAGCTCATGCAGTTGGCGACCGTACGGGCGGACGGTTCACCGATGGTGGGCAACCTCTGGTACGACCCGCACTTCGCACCCGACCTGCTGCGGTTCGTCGCCCGACACGACCGGTGGCACGGGGCGGACGGGCACCGGGCGGGCGGGCACGGGCCGGACGGGCAGGGTGACGGTCGGGTCGGCGGCAGCATCGTCGCCGTACCGCCGGACGTCCGGAACGGGACCGTACGCGGGGTGGCCTTCACCGGCGTGGTGCGGACGCTGCCCCCGGTCGGGGTGGAGGCGGCGGCCCGGTCGTTCCTGGACCGCTGGCCGGGCGCCGAGGTGGCGATCGACCCGGGTCGGCTGGCCCGGCACGAGACGCCGAGCCGGCTCTACGAGATCGCGGTGATCGAATGGGTCCTGTTCGACGAGCGCCGGTTCCCGGACGAGTCCCGGCACGTGCTCGCCGCGGCCCGGACGGCCTGA
- a CDS encoding right-handed parallel beta-helix repeat-containing protein yields MNNTDLHPTGEPRTPDAPAPSRRTGRTRAIVATSAVGLVAIAGTGIAILSGPETEPLVLDTPNAVVSGQTFDRPIEIAADNIRLQRVTVRAGGAAAIRIRSDVAGATIVDTEIHCTDGKTDGIVPGDYSAVRVTVHDCRRAFVQDAGAAATIVDSEQNGEAYSPDVPGGVEAAPSPPEFGPVAPMPSAPRAPDAVPPTPITYWPGPTNTGVPAGTVLTNSGSLDLRTAGQVLTNLNIVGCVTVRASNIIIRKSRITCNSPTYSIRLYDTAINLVVEDVEINGAGRNSASVCCGNYTLRRANVWNMIDGPRLSTKSTIVDSWIHDLARIPGSHNDALQTTGGSNIIVRHNRLEPYTPSTNDPHNACIMIGSTTADAVRNLTFEDNYCNGGNYSIGVRDDLVSSNIIFRNNKFGRNYRYGVIARPDQTGILWDRPTNVWFDTGLPVVP; encoded by the coding sequence ATGAACAACACCGATCTGCACCCAACAGGTGAACCCAGAACACCGGATGCTCCGGCTCCGAGTCGTCGTACCGGACGTACTCGCGCCATCGTCGCCACCAGCGCCGTCGGACTCGTCGCTATCGCCGGGACCGGAATCGCGATCCTCTCCGGCCCCGAAACGGAGCCTCTGGTACTCGACACCCCGAATGCCGTTGTCTCCGGTCAGACCTTCGACCGTCCAATCGAGATCGCGGCGGACAACATCCGGCTCCAACGGGTGACGGTCCGGGCCGGCGGCGCGGCAGCCATCCGGATCCGCTCCGACGTCGCGGGCGCCACCATCGTCGACACCGAGATCCACTGCACCGACGGCAAGACCGACGGCATCGTGCCGGGCGACTACTCGGCGGTCCGGGTGACGGTGCACGACTGTCGGCGGGCATTCGTCCAGGACGCCGGCGCCGCGGCCACCATTGTCGACTCGGAACAGAACGGCGAGGCGTACTCACCGGACGTACCCGGCGGGGTCGAAGCCGCGCCCAGCCCGCCCGAGTTCGGCCCGGTGGCACCGATGCCGAGCGCGCCGCGGGCGCCGGACGCCGTCCCGCCCACCCCGATCACCTACTGGCCGGGCCCGACCAACACCGGCGTACCGGCCGGTACGGTGCTGACGAACTCGGGATCCCTCGACCTCCGTACGGCGGGTCAGGTGCTCACCAACCTCAACATCGTCGGGTGCGTGACGGTCCGGGCGAGCAACATCATCATCCGCAAGTCCCGGATCACCTGTAACAGTCCGACCTATTCCATCCGGCTCTACGACACCGCGATCAACCTGGTCGTCGAGGATGTCGAGATCAACGGCGCGGGGCGGAACTCCGCCTCGGTCTGCTGCGGCAACTACACCCTGCGCCGGGCGAACGTCTGGAACATGATCGACGGACCCCGGTTGAGCACGAAGAGCACCATCGTGGACTCGTGGATCCACGACCTCGCCCGCATCCCCGGGTCACATAACGACGCGTTGCAGACCACCGGCGGCAGCAACATCATCGTCCGGCACAACCGGCTGGAGCCGTACACACCAAGCACCAACGACCCGCACAACGCCTGCATCATGATCGGGTCGACCACCGCGGACGCGGTCCGCAACCTCACCTTCGAGGACAACTACTGCAACGGCGGCAACTACTCCATCGGTGTCCGGGACGACCTGGTCTCCTCGAACATCATCTTCAGGAACAACAAGTTCGGCCGGAACTACCGCTACGGCGTCATCGCCCGCCCCGACCAGACCGGCATCCTCTGGGATCGGCCGACAAACGTCTGGTTCGACACCGGCCTCCCGGTGGTCCCGTAG
- a CDS encoding SDR family NAD(P)-dependent oxidoreductase has product MVITGATSGIGLAAATELARRGDEVVLVGRDPARLTAAVDQVRDASGIRPAEFRVDFAVLDDVRRLAAELRTAYDRIDVLANNAGMVSTRPVTTVDGFELTMQTNHLAPFLLSALLRDRVDRIVTTASGAHRWGSLDPDDLSAALRDYQPLRAYGSSKQANILFTAEAARRWPELVAVSYHPGGVRTRFANENRLVALGMKLAWFLRTPAKGAETLVWLTHLAAGALKNGGYYADRELRRPRPHAADPELAARLWQASERAVELH; this is encoded by the coding sequence GTGGTGATCACCGGTGCGACCTCGGGAATCGGCCTGGCCGCCGCGACCGAACTGGCCCGTCGCGGCGACGAGGTCGTCCTGGTCGGGCGCGATCCGGCCCGCCTGACCGCCGCCGTCGACCAGGTACGGGACGCGAGCGGGATCCGGCCGGCCGAGTTCCGGGTCGACTTCGCGGTGCTCGACGACGTCCGGCGGCTCGCCGCCGAGCTGCGTACCGCGTATGACCGGATCGACGTGCTGGCCAACAACGCCGGGATGGTCAGCACCCGCCCGGTGACCACGGTGGACGGCTTCGAGCTGACCATGCAGACCAACCATCTGGCTCCGTTCCTGCTCAGCGCCCTGTTGCGGGACCGGGTCGACCGGATCGTGACAACCGCCTCAGGTGCGCACCGGTGGGGCTCGCTGGATCCGGACGATCTCTCCGCCGCCCTGCGCGACTACCAGCCGCTGCGGGCGTACGGCAGCAGCAAGCAGGCGAACATCCTGTTCACCGCCGAGGCGGCCCGGCGCTGGCCGGAACTGGTGGCGGTGTCGTACCACCCGGGAGGGGTACGTACCCGGTTCGCCAACGAGAACCGCCTGGTCGCCCTGGGCATGAAACTGGCCTGGTTCCTACGTACGCCGGCCAAGGGGGCGGAGACCCTGGTGTGGCTCACCCACCTGGCCGCCGGGGCGCTGAAAAACGGCGGCTACTACGCCGATCGTGAGCTGCGTCGACCTCGGCCGCACGCCGCCGATCCGGAGCTGGCAGCCCGGCTCTGGCAGGCGAGCGAGCGGGCGGTCGAACTGCACTGA
- a CDS encoding HpcH/HpaI aldolase/citrate lyase family protein codes for MAVAGRPRRSCLAVPGSSVKMLGKAQGLPADQVFLDLEDAVAPLAKPEARRNVVAALNEGDWAGKIRAVRVNDLTTPWTYRDVVDVVEGAGANLDCVMLPKVQNAGHIEWLDLTLGQIERTLGLPVGGIGIEAQIENAAGLVNVDSIAAASPRVETIIFGPADFMASINMRSMVVGALIPEYPGDPYHYILMRLLMAARTYDKQAIDGPYLQIRDVDGFREAARRSAALGFDGKWVLHPGQIEAANEVYAPSQQDYDHAELILDAYEHYTSAAGGRLGAVMLGDEMIDEASRKMALVVAAKGRAAGLARTSRFVAPE; via the coding sequence ATGGCCGTCGCTGGCCGCCCCCGCCGGTCCTGTCTCGCGGTGCCCGGATCGAGCGTGAAAATGCTCGGCAAGGCCCAGGGACTCCCGGCCGACCAGGTGTTCCTGGATCTCGAGGACGCGGTCGCACCACTGGCCAAGCCGGAGGCACGACGCAACGTCGTCGCGGCGCTCAACGAGGGTGACTGGGCCGGCAAGATCCGCGCCGTACGCGTCAACGACCTCACCACCCCGTGGACGTACCGGGACGTGGTCGACGTGGTGGAGGGCGCGGGCGCCAACCTGGACTGCGTGATGCTGCCGAAGGTGCAGAACGCCGGCCACATCGAGTGGCTCGACCTCACCCTCGGCCAGATCGAGCGGACCCTCGGGCTCCCGGTCGGCGGAATCGGCATCGAGGCCCAGATCGAGAACGCGGCCGGTCTGGTCAACGTCGACAGCATCGCCGCCGCGTCGCCCCGGGTCGAAACGATCATCTTCGGACCGGCCGACTTCATGGCCTCGATCAACATGCGGTCGATGGTGGTCGGTGCGCTGATCCCGGAGTATCCCGGTGATCCGTACCACTACATCCTGATGCGACTGCTGATGGCCGCCCGGACCTACGACAAGCAGGCGATCGACGGCCCGTACCTGCAGATCCGCGACGTGGACGGGTTCCGTGAGGCGGCCCGCCGCTCGGCCGCGCTCGGCTTCGACGGCAAGTGGGTGCTGCACCCGGGCCAGATCGAGGCGGCGAACGAGGTCTACGCACCATCGCAGCAGGACTACGACCACGCGGAGCTGATCCTCGACGCGTACGAGCACTACACCTCGGCGGCCGGCGGTCGGCTCGGGGCGGTGATGCTCGGCGACGAGATGATCGACGAGGCGTCCCGCAAGATGGCGCTGGTCGTGGCGGCGAAGGGTCGGGCCGCCGGGCTGGCGCGTACGTCGAGGTTCGTCGCGCCGGAGTGA
- a CDS encoding DUF4190 domain-containing protein: protein MSDPQQPGNWNAPSGPSQPPDSPQSPAYQPPASTPDPSAYQNPASPSPYQDPTAFQYPAGPPAGPAYPYPPGPDPTAAYQASGTPDPAYQYADPAAYQTPPGYPAATGYPAQAYPPGYGFPAAPPQNGMAVASLVVSIVGVLGLCGYGLGGYLGIVGAILGHVAKRQIRERGESGGGMATAGIIIGWITTAIAVIATALIIIFAVYVTQNPDEFTSSY, encoded by the coding sequence ATGAGCGACCCCCAGCAACCCGGCAACTGGAACGCCCCATCCGGGCCGAGCCAGCCACCGGACAGCCCGCAGAGCCCGGCCTACCAGCCCCCGGCCAGTACCCCGGACCCGAGCGCCTACCAGAACCCGGCGAGCCCGTCCCCGTACCAGGATCCGACGGCTTTCCAGTACCCGGCCGGTCCGCCCGCCGGGCCGGCGTACCCGTACCCGCCGGGTCCGGACCCGACGGCGGCGTACCAGGCGTCCGGCACCCCCGACCCGGCGTACCAGTACGCGGATCCGGCCGCGTACCAGACGCCGCCCGGCTACCCGGCTGCGACCGGCTACCCCGCCCAGGCGTACCCGCCGGGGTACGGATTCCCGGCCGCGCCGCCGCAGAACGGTATGGCGGTCGCCTCGCTGGTGGTCTCCATCGTCGGCGTGCTCGGGCTCTGCGGGTACGGCCTCGGCGGTTACCTCGGCATCGTCGGCGCGATCCTGGGCCACGTCGCCAAGCGGCAGATCCGTGAGCGCGGCGAGAGCGGCGGCGGGATGGCGACGGCCGGCATCATCATCGGCTGGATCACGACCGCGATCGCGGTGATCGCCACCGCGCTCATCATCATCTTCGCGGTCTACGTGACCCAGAACCCGGACGAGTTCACCAGCAGTTACTGA
- a CDS encoding SDR family NAD(P)-dependent oxidoreductase, giving the protein MARRNRTVPPGGVPVDDSDEPAALPDTEPITLRLDGRVALVTGAGSPDGIGYATARRLRDLGARVAIVSTTRRIHDRATELGATGFVADLTDESEVGALADAIAEQLGEVEVLVNNAGLASRASPEVLRPVAQLTYDEWHGEIERNLTTAFLCSRAFIGGMAERGWGRIVNLAATAGPVNALPTEAAYAAAKAGVVGLTRALAMEMVADGVTVNAVAPGTIYTAASTMAELKQGLGTPVGRPGTPDEVAAAITFLCSPAASYITGQMLVVDGGNSVREAQFR; this is encoded by the coding sequence CTGGCTCGCCGTAACCGGACCGTACCGCCGGGCGGCGTTCCGGTGGACGACTCCGACGAACCCGCGGCCCTGCCCGACACCGAGCCGATCACGCTCCGTCTCGACGGGCGGGTGGCGCTGGTCACCGGCGCGGGCAGTCCGGACGGCATCGGGTACGCCACCGCCCGCCGGTTGCGCGACCTGGGCGCGCGGGTGGCGATCGTGTCGACCACCCGGCGCATCCACGACCGGGCCACCGAACTCGGCGCGACCGGCTTCGTCGCGGACCTCACCGACGAATCCGAGGTGGGCGCGCTGGCCGACGCCATCGCCGAGCAGCTCGGCGAGGTGGAGGTGCTGGTCAACAACGCCGGTCTGGCCAGCCGGGCGAGCCCGGAGGTGCTGCGCCCGGTCGCGCAGCTCACCTACGACGAGTGGCACGGTGAGATCGAGCGGAACCTGACCACCGCGTTCCTGTGCAGCCGGGCGTTCATCGGCGGCATGGCCGAACGGGGCTGGGGCCGGATCGTGAACCTGGCCGCCACCGCCGGGCCGGTGAACGCGCTGCCGACCGAGGCCGCCTACGCCGCGGCCAAGGCCGGCGTGGTCGGCCTGACCCGGGCGCTGGCGATGGAGATGGTCGCCGACGGGGTCACGGTCAACGCGGTGGCGCCGGGCACGATCTACACCGCCGCCTCCACCATGGCCGAGCTCAAGCAGGGCCTGGGTACGCCGGTCGGCCGCCCCGGCACCCCGGACGAGGTGGCGGCGGCGATCACGTTCCTCTGCTCCCCGGCGGCCTCGTACATCACCGGTCAGATGCTGGTCGTGGACGGCGGCAACAGCGTCCGGGAGGCGCAGTTCCGGTAG
- a CDS encoding DUF4190 domain-containing protein, whose product MSYPPPGENPDPHQPYGPPPGDPDPYGQQPGQYGPPEQYGQYGQYGQPGQYGPPEQYGQYGQPGQPGQYGQPGLYGPGGYPPGYGPPTGTNVPAILSLVFAIIFPPAGIVLGHVARRQIRRTGEQGGSLALAGLILSYVLTAFWLLFCCGWLALAIWGGDDGVGTAG is encoded by the coding sequence ATGAGCTACCCACCACCGGGCGAGAACCCCGATCCCCACCAGCCGTACGGCCCCCCGCCCGGCGACCCCGACCCGTACGGCCAGCAGCCCGGCCAGTACGGCCCTCCCGAGCAGTACGGCCAGTACGGCCAGTACGGCCAACCCGGCCAGTACGGCCCTCCCGAGCAGTACGGCCAGTACGGCCAACCCGGCCAGCCGGGGCAGTACGGGCAACCCGGCCTGTACGGGCCGGGGGGCTACCCGCCCGGTTACGGGCCGCCGACCGGCACGAACGTACCGGCGATCCTGTCGCTGGTGTTCGCCATCATCTTCCCGCCGGCCGGGATCGTGCTCGGACACGTCGCCCGCAGGCAGATCAGGCGGACCGGGGAACAGGGCGGCAGCCTCGCCCTCGCCGGCCTGATACTCAGCTACGTTCTCACCGCGTTCTGGCTGCTCTTCTGCTGCGGGTGGCTGGCACTGGCGATCTGGGGCGGCGACGACGGGGTCGGCACCGCCGGCTGA
- a CDS encoding TetR/AcrR family transcriptional regulator, which yields MVATRRDPAVHRGLDPDKLVTSALAIADADGLSAVTIRRLAQQHDVTPMALYRHFRDKDELFAALAERLLAGVELPEPDDRPWDEQLRDVLAAFVAALRPHPNVAELTLTRILTSAPGLALAERTLALLQLTGLDLDQSARIGRQVLCSLVTLVSTEPGAEEHGAPEARDDAIHAKRTALAALPPRRYPYVVAAADVLICDDSSDDYYRLGLDLAVAGIRGVSPTG from the coding sequence GTGGTAGCCACCCGGAGAGACCCAGCGGTGCACCGGGGGCTCGACCCCGACAAGCTCGTGACCAGTGCGTTGGCCATCGCCGACGCCGACGGGCTGAGCGCGGTCACCATCCGGCGCCTGGCCCAGCAGCACGACGTCACGCCGATGGCCCTCTACCGGCACTTCCGGGACAAGGACGAACTGTTCGCCGCGCTCGCCGAGCGGTTGCTCGCCGGTGTCGAGCTGCCCGAACCCGACGACCGGCCGTGGGACGAGCAGCTCCGCGACGTACTCGCCGCGTTCGTGGCCGCGCTGCGCCCCCACCCGAACGTCGCCGAACTCACCCTCACCCGGATCCTGACCTCGGCGCCCGGTCTGGCGCTGGCCGAACGGACCCTCGCGCTGCTGCAACTGACCGGGCTCGACCTCGACCAGTCCGCGCGGATCGGCCGGCAGGTGCTCTGCTCGCTGGTCACCCTGGTCAGCACCGAACCGGGTGCCGAGGAGCACGGCGCCCCGGAGGCCCGCGACGACGCCATCCACGCCAAGCGCACCGCCCTCGCCGCCCTGCCGCCGCGCCGGTACCCGTACGTTGTGGCCGCCGCCGACGTGCTCATCTGCGACGACAGCAGCGACGACTACTACCGGCTCGGACTCGATCTGGCCGTCGCCGGCATCCGCGGAGTGTCACCGACCGGCTGA